Part of the Gammaproteobacteria bacterium genome, GTGGCGGCGCCCGGCAGCACCACCGCCAGACCGCCGCCCACCACCTTGGCGGCGGCCTTGGCCACGCTCTTCCAGGTCCGCTCCGCCGCCTGTTCCGGTACCCCCTTGATGCGGATCTGGATGGTATCGTTGGCGATGATATCGTGGTTGTTCGCATCCAGGGTGTTCTGGCTTTCCGGCGCACAGTCGATATTGGGCCCGAAGTTAATGTCCACATCGGTGCTCCAGCCGAAATCGACATTGGATGCCAGCCCGATATTCAATGAACCACCGATGCTGATATCGGTGGCCAGCCCCAACTGGCCGGCGAAGCTCAGCCCGGCAAAAAAACTCTCTGTATCACCATATTGCAAGGAGGTGGAAGAGGTGTTTTCGATCACCACATTGCGCCACACCGGGCTGCCCCACAGCGACTCACCCACCTTGAACATGGTGTTCATATGCGCGGTACCGGCATCCCACACACCCACATTGCCCTGGCCGATAGTGATGCGGCTTTGGCCGCCGATGATGATTTCCCTATCGCCCTGGGTGATTTCCGTGCGGTTGCCGTCAGTGTAATCCATCACACCGTCCAGCTCGGCGCTGGTGTTGTTCATCTCCAACGGCACCGCGGACGAGAGGGTGGCACCGGTGGCGGGATTGCTGCGCAGCTTGTTGCCGCTGACCACTTCCACGGTGCCGTCGCTGCGGCCATAACGCACATAGCTGGACCGGCCATTGCAATAATTGGGCACCGACAGCTTGACCCAGACATCGCTGTTACCGGCAGGATCGCTTTCGCTGACCGTGCTGAGGCTTTGATATTGCTGCCGGGGCAGCAGCACGGTGTAGCGACCCACCTGTCCGCCCACACCATACTGGACAGCGGCACCGGCCGGGCTCTGCTGCATCTGCCCGGGGCCGGCGCCGCCACCGGCATCACTGCCGGAAGACGGGCCGTCGCTGAATTCGAGTTGGGCGCCGCTGGCGGTTTTGATGATGTTTTTGGTGCTGTTTTGCGCGGTCACCACGCTTTGATTGCGCGGGTTGGGCACGGCGCCGGTGATAATGGGCCGGTCGGGATCACCATCAATGCAGGTCCACAACACCTCCGTCCCTTTCGGCAAGGGGAAATGCATACCCTGGCGGGCGCCGCCGTAGGGTTGGGCCATGCGGATGTAGCGGGAGGCTTCCCCCTCCCCCGCACCGCTGAGGTCAAAGGGCATGACCACTTTATACCGGCCCTGGTTGTCGATCTGCGCCCGCTCGCCGCTGCCCCGGCCATCCACAAAGGCATTCATGGCGCCGTAGAGCCGGGGCTTGACGGCGCGGCGGGGGGGGCGGTAGGGGGTGGCGGCGGTAATGCAGGAAAAGCTGTTGCCGTAGCCGAATTGTTCCCTGCCGCCCTCGCCGCAACTGCCGCGGTGACGGACATGGGTGACGATGTATTCCACATTAAAGTCGTGTCGATAATGTTCATCCAACACAAAACGGCAACCGCCGCCCAGCCCCACGCAGTCACTCTCACCGTGAAACACTTTGCGGCCCGCCAGCCGCTCTTCGGCCCGAACCCGGGCCAGGCGCCGGCCCTCCTCGGGTGTTTTGAAATGATCGCCGTATTCCATGACCAGCCCCACGCCTGCGGGATCCACCCCCACCTCGGCCTGCATGGGAATGTGGGGCATCTGATTGTTGTAATCTTTCACTATCAGTTTTTTCGGCGCCGGTTTTTGCCGGCAGCGAAAACGTTGCACCGAAGCGGCATCCACTTCGACGGCGCCGGCAGCGGGAACGTAGGGCAGCGTGTTATGGTCAGCCCACTGGGGCAGGCGCTCGGGGTAATCTGTGATTACCAGACGTTCCCGTTCTTCCTGTTGCTGGAAAAAATAATAAATGCCCTCGTGTTCCAGCAGCCGGGAAATAAAATTAAGATCGCTTTCGCGGTATTGCACCACATAGTCGCGAACCGGATAATCCCGCTGCAATTCGATCAGCACATCGTCGCTTTGCAAGCCCACACCGGCCGCATCACCGTCGGGTTCACCCAGCAGACAGGCCAGCACGATGTCCGGCACGTTCATCTTCTGATAAATCTGATTGCGGGTACTGTGGGCCAGCAAGGCCAGGCGCGGGGCCAGTACTACGCGGTAGACAAAATAACCGCGCCGCTGCTCTTCACCCTGCTCCGCTTCCACGATGACACCGTGAAAGACACGGCGGTTGTGGTGACATTCCAGGCCCAGCCTGGCCGGCTGGTACAGCAAGTCCTCCAGGTCAAGCTGGGGATCTGCCGACAACAGTTGCCCTTCGAAACGGTAACTTTGCGAAAGCCCTTCTTCACCTTGGAAGCCAAGGACAGTAAAACTGTGCCCAGACCAAGCCTGCACCTGAAAGTCAAAGTGAGTGTTCAGTGTGTCTGCCATGGCAACTTCCTCAGATTCTCAAAAGCAACATGCCTGTTGTT contains:
- the tssI gene encoding type VI secretion system tip protein VgrG, whose amino-acid sequence is MADTLNTHFDFQVQAWSGHSFTVLGFQGEEGLSQSYRFEGQLLSADPQLDLEDLLYQPARLGLECHHNRRVFHGVIVEAEQGEEQRRGYFVYRVVLAPRLALLAHSTRNQIYQKMNVPDIVLACLLGEPDGDAAGVGLQSDDVLIELQRDYPVRDYVVQYRESDLNFISRLLEHEGIYYFFQQQEERERLVITDYPERLPQWADHNTLPYVPAAGAVEVDAASVQRFRCRQKPAPKKLIVKDYNNQMPHIPMQAEVGVDPAGVGLVMEYGDHFKTPEEGRRLARVRAEERLAGRKVFHGESDCVGLGGGCRFVLDEHYRHDFNVEYIVTHVRHRGSCGEGGREQFGYGNSFSCITAATPYRPPRRAVKPRLYGAMNAFVDGRGSGERAQIDNQGRYKVVMPFDLSGAGEGEASRYIRMAQPYGGARQGMHFPLPKGTEVLWTCIDGDPDRPIITGAVPNPRNQSVVTAQNSTKNIIKTASGAQLEFSDGPSSGSDAGGGAGPGQMQQSPAGAAVQYGVGGQVGRYTVLLPRQQYQSLSTVSESDPAGNSDVWVKLSVPNYCNGRSSYVRYGRSDGTVEVVSGNKLRSNPATGATLSSAVPLEMNNTSAELDGVMDYTDGNRTEITQGDREIIIGGQSRITIGQGNVGVWDAGTAHMNTMFKVGESLWGSPVWRNVVIENTSSTSLQYGDTESFFAGLSFAGQLGLATDISIGGSLNIGLASNVDFGWSTDVDINFGPNIDCAPESQNTLDANNHDIIANDTIQIRIKGVPEQAAERTWKSVAKAAAKVVGGGLAVVLPGAATAGGHYALTGNPGDASKTDAPASSWASTIGFPAAVTAWAAATAYGIYKNKTVDKFENVAPSKVNLEKNKVEIAVGQPTVSTPTAAKLEVTDKSIKLSCGGPTGSSIEMTPQFIKLKIGQSEILLNAAMAKVVGNTAQLFGKTSANVTCTAGVKIKGLGVQNI